In the Setaria italica strain Yugu1 chromosome VI, Setaria_italica_v2.0, whole genome shotgun sequence genome, one interval contains:
- the LOC101765072 gene encoding BTB/POZ and MATH domain-containing protein 1, translating into MTTTKSTETASRSTATVEKGTHVFEIVGYSLEKGFSAGHLVRSGTFTVGGFDWALSFYPDGGDEASGSSPWIILELVSNGAEARAQCGVGLLKQPSGLLGCGWRMRHPRTFNSSDSSRFAPFRLKSEAELKASGFLVGDCLKMKCTLMVVKGSQLSEIKEDSEIEVPPSDITKHFGTLLEDKVGADVTFSVGGETVTAHKIVLAARSPVFKAELYGPMSETRTSCVTIQDMQPAVFRAMLHFVYTDSLPRMDDLKGGDCSEMIRHLLVASCRYALDRLKMICQNILAKNLDAETVVTTLALADQHDCERLKKVCIEFITSPNEMDAVLATQGYASLKRTCPSVLVEVLEKTSRLRRS; encoded by the coding sequence ATGACGACGACCAAATCCACGGAGACGGCATCGCGGTCCACCGCGACGGTGGAGAAGGGTACCCATGTCTTTGAAATCGTCGGGTACAGTCTTGAGAAGGGATTCAGCGCCGGTCACTTGGTCCGGTCTGGTACTTTTACTGTCGGCGGCTTTGACTGGGCCCTCAGCTTCTACCCCGACGGAGGCGATGAGGCTTCCGGAAGTTCCCCTTGGATAATTCTTGAGCTTGTGAGCAATGGAGCCGAGGCTCGTGCGCAGTGTGGCGTCGGATTGCTGAAACAGCCTTCCGGGTTGCTGGGCTGTGGGTGGAGAATGAGACACCCAAGGACGTTTAACTCCAGTGACAGCAGCCGCTTTGCACCGTTCAGGTTGAAGAGTGAGGCGGAGTTGAAAGCATCAGGATTCTTAGTTGGCGATTGCCTGAAGATGAAGTGCACCCTCATGGTCGTCAAAGGATCACAGTTATCTGAGATCAAGGAGGACTCTGAAATTGAAGTGCCACCGTCCGATATCACCAAGCATTTTGGCACCCTGTTAGAGGACAAGGTGGGAGCAGATGTCACATTCAGTGTTGGAGGGGAGACCGTCACAGCGCACAAGATTGTGCTCGCAGCACGGTCACCTGTCTTCAAGGCTGAGCTCTACGGCCCGATGAGCGAGACAAGGACAAGCTGTGTAACCATCCAAGATATGCAGCCTGCAGTGTTCAGGGCAATGCTGCATTTCGTGTATACAGATTCATTGCCGCGTATGGATGATCTCAAGGGAGGCGATTGCAGTGAGATGATCCGTCATTTACTGGTGGCTTCTTGTAGATATGCCCTCGACAGGTTGAAGATGATTTGCCAAAACATCCTTGCCAAGAATCTTGACGCAGAGACTGTCGTAACAACACTGGCTTTAGCAGATCAGCATGATTGCGAGAGGCTTAAGAAGGTTTGCATTGAGTTTATCACCTCGCCGAATGAGATGGATGCTGTGCTGGCAACCCAAGGTTACGCAAGTCTCAAAAGAACCTGCCCTTCTGTCTTAGTTGAGGTTCTGGAGAAA